In the Sinomonas cyclohexanicum genome, GCGGCGTCGTGCGCGTCGAGGAGGTGCCCGACCCCGCGAGCGGCGAGCCGATCCGGCGCGCCGGGCCGTGAGCATGGAGGGAGCCTCAGCGATATCACTCTCTTGACGCACGTCATGATCTTGATATCGTTGAGGTATGACCCAGCCCCAGCCGTCAGCGCCGACGCAGGAACCGACCAGCGGCGTCCGTACCATCGAGGACTCCGTCCGCACTGACTTCCACGGAGCCATGACGTACGGTCGCTACCTCGACCTGGACCGGCTCCTGAACGCCCAGCACCCCGTGAGCGTGCCCGAGCACCACGACGAGATGCTGTTCATCATCCAGCACCAGACGTCCGAGCTGTGGCTCAAGCTCATGCTCCACGAGCTGCGTGAGGCCCGAGCCCGGCTCGCCGCGGATGACCTCGGGATGGCGCTCAAGTGCCTCGCGAGGGTCAAGGCGATCCAGAAGCAGCTCACGGACCAGTGGACCGTGCTCGCGACCCTCACACCGCGCGAGTACGCGCAGTTCCGCGGCGATCTGGGGAACGCGTCGGGCTTCCAGTCGTACCAGTACCGCGCCGTCGAGTTCATCCTCGGCAACAAGCACCGCGGCATGCTCAAGGTCTTCTCGTCCGAGCCCGGGGCGCAGGCCATCCTCGAGGGCCTCCTCGAGGAGCCCACGGTCTACGACGAGTTCCTCCGCGCCGTCGCCCGCGCCGGCTACGCGATCCCCGAGGACGTCCTCGCGCGGGACGTGTCGGAGCCCTGGACGTTCCGGGAGGACCTCCTGCCCGTGTTCCGGCGCATCTACGAGGAGGAGGGGACCCCGTGGGGCCTCTACGAGTCGTGTGAGGCGCTCGTGGACGTCGAGGACAACTTCCAGTTCTGGCGCTTCCGCCACCTGCGCACGGTGCAGCGCACCATCGGTTTCAAGCGCGGCACCGGCGGCTCCTCCGGCGTCGACTTCCTCAAGCGCGCGCTGGACCTCACGTTCTTCCCCGAGCTGTACGCCGTCCGCACCGAGATCGGAGCCTGAGCCGTGGCCCATTCCGTGGATTCCCCCTCGACGCACGACGGCGCGGCCTCGCCGGCCGCGGCCGTCCTCGCCACGCTGGATGCGGCAGCGCTCGACGCCGCCGACCCGCTCGCCCGGTTCCGCGAGCGGTTCCTCGTCCCCGAGGGCGAGCCGGTGGTCTCGTACCTCGACGGCAACTCGCTGGGCCGCCCGCTCGCCGACACGGGGGACCGGCTCGCCGCGTTCACCGCGGGGCCGTGGGGCCAGCGGCTCATCCGGGCGTGGGACGAGGAGTGGATGGAGGAGCCGTTCCGGCTCGGCGACCGCCTCGGAGAGGTGGTCCTCGGCGCCGCACCGGGGCAGACCGTCGTGGCCGACTCGACGTCCGTGATGATCTACAAGCTCGTCCGGGCCGCCCTCGACACCCAGGCCGGCACGGGCCGCGACGAGATCGTGGTCGATTCCGAGAACTTCCCCACGGACCGGTTCATCGTCGAGGGCATCGCCGCCGAGCGCGGCGCCACCATCCGCTGGATCAGTCCCGACCCGGCCACAGGCGTGACCGCCGCGGACGTCGAGTCTGTGCTCGGGCCGCGCACCGCGGTTGTCCTCCTGAGCCACATCGCCTACCGCTCCGGGTTCATCGCGGATGCCGCCGCGATCACCGAGGCCGCGCACCGGGCCGGCGCGCTCGTGGTGTGGGACCTGTGCCACTCGGCCGGGTCGGTGCCGCTCGAGCTCGACGCGTGGGGCGCGGACCTCGCGGTCGGGTGCACGTACAAGTACCTCAACGGCGGCCCCGGCTCGCCCGCGTTCGGGTACGTGCGGCGGGACCTCCAGGACACGATCCGGCAGCCGATCTGGGGCTGGATGGGTGCGGCGGACCCGTTCGGGATGACCGAGTCGTACACGCCGGCGTCCGGCATGCGCCGGTTCATCACCGGCACCCCGCCGATCCTGGCGATGCAGCCGCTCTCCGCCATGGTCGAGCTCATCGCCGAGGCCGGGGGCATCGAGGCTGTTAGGGCCAAGTCCGTGCGGCTGACGGAATTCGCCGCCGCCCTCGTGGACCGGGACCTCGCGCCCCTCGGCGTCGAGTTCGCGAGCCCCCGCGATCCCGGTGTCCGTGGCTCGCACGTCACGATCAACCATCCGAGGTTCCGTGAGGTCACCGCCCTCCTGTGGGAACGTGGCGTGATCCCGGACTTCCGGCCGCCGCACGGCCTGCGGATCGGGCTGTCGCCGCTGAGCACCTCGTTCGAGGAGGTCGAGGCCGGGATCGCGGCGATCCGGGACGCCCTGGCCGAGCTCGCATGAGCCGAGCGAGCGCCGGCGAGGCGACGGTGGAGGCCCGCCACGCGGCGTCGTTGGCGAAGGTAGGGCCGCTGGACGTCGTCCACTCTCCGG is a window encoding:
- a CDS encoding kynureninase, coding for MDAAALDAADPLARFRERFLVPEGEPVVSYLDGNSLGRPLADTGDRLAAFTAGPWGQRLIRAWDEEWMEEPFRLGDRLGEVVLGAAPGQTVVADSTSVMIYKLVRAALDTQAGTGRDEIVVDSENFPTDRFIVEGIAAERGATIRWISPDPATGVTAADVESVLGPRTAVVLLSHIAYRSGFIADAAAITEAAHRAGALVVWDLCHSAGSVPLELDAWGADLAVGCTYKYLNGGPGSPAFGYVRRDLQDTIRQPIWGWMGAADPFGMTESYTPASGMRRFITGTPPILAMQPLSAMVELIAEAGGIEAVRAKSVRLTEFAAALVDRDLAPLGVEFASPRDPGVRGSHVTINHPRFREVTALLWERGVIPDFRPPHGLRIGLSPLSTSFEEVEAGIAAIRDALAELA
- the kynA gene encoding tryptophan 2,3-dioxygenase, which translates into the protein MTQPQPSAPTQEPTSGVRTIEDSVRTDFHGAMTYGRYLDLDRLLNAQHPVSVPEHHDEMLFIIQHQTSELWLKLMLHELREARARLAADDLGMALKCLARVKAIQKQLTDQWTVLATLTPREYAQFRGDLGNASGFQSYQYRAVEFILGNKHRGMLKVFSSEPGAQAILEGLLEEPTVYDEFLRAVARAGYAIPEDVLARDVSEPWTFREDLLPVFRRIYEEEGTPWGLYESCEALVDVEDNFQFWRFRHLRTVQRTIGFKRGTGGSSGVDFLKRALDLTFFPELYAVRTEIGA